TTGTTTTGACGTTCTTTGTAAGTTAATTTGATTTCTGTAATTGGGTTTTCAAATGCTGTTTTTAAACTGTGAGCAGTTGCATCTCAAGCGATACAATGTACTTCTTGACCATTGTCTAAAACTCAGAATTCAAATAAATCATGTGTATCTCCTTCTTTAGAAGTAATAGTTTTAAAGTTAGTCCCTTTTTCAGCTACTACTGAAAAATCATTTGTAATGAAATTTGGTTGATTAAATTCTCTGTTCATATATTTTCTCCTTCATTAATTCGACAAGAATTTGTATATTATATTTAAAATATTATTCAATAAAACTAATGTTAGAGATATTTAGAGATATATAATTAATAATTTTAAAAAACATACTATCTTTAGTATAACATAACTATCTTTAATAAAAAGAAAAAAACTACTTTTTATTATTTTAAAAAGTAGTTTTAGATTAGTTTTTTAAAGCTTTTTTTGATTCTTCAATTAATAATTTAAATTCACTTGGATTATTAATTGCGATTTCTGATAACATTTTACGGTTAACTTCAATATGAGCCTTATTTAAACCATTCATAAATCGTGAATATGACATATCATGTTCACGAACAGCAGCGTTAATTCTTTGAATTCATAATGAACGGAAATCTCTTTTACGTTGTTTACGATCACGATAAGCATAACTTAATGATTTCATTAATTGTTCTTTTGCTTTTTTATAATGTGTTGACTTTGTTCCAAAATATCCACTTGCTTGTTTAATAATTCTTTTACGTCTTTTTCTTGTGGCTGGTCCACCTTTTACTCTTGCCATTTTTTCTATCCTCCCTTTTTAAAATTACTTTTGCAATAAGTTTTTTAATCTACTTTGGTCTGTTTTATCCATTAAACTAGCTTTACGTAGATGGCGCTTTTGTTTTGTTGATTTATTTTGCGCTAAATGTGATGTATAAGCACTAGCAATTTTTCATTTTCCTGTCCCTGTTACTTTAACACGTTTTGCTAATGATTTTTTTGTTTTCATCTTTGGCATAATTTTTTTCCTTTCTGCATTTCATTTCAATCATTTAATTACCTATTTTTTTGGTACAACATACATATCTAAAAACAAACCATTTAAATGCGGCTCTTTATCAATTTTAGCCAAATCTTCAATTAAAGCATAAAACTTTTTCAAAGTTTCATGGCCAAATTCAGGACGAGCTACTTCCCGACCACGGAATTTTAATGAGATTTTAACACGGCAACCTTCTTCCAAGAATTGACGGACTTTTTTAGCTTTAAAACCTAAGTCATGATCACCAATCCCTGTTCGTAACCGAATTTCTTTATTTTCAGTTACATGTTGATTTTTTTTATTTTCTTTTTCTTTTTTCTTTTGCTCGTATTTATATTTTCCATAGTCAACTAATTTTGCGACTGGGGGATTACTATTTGCTGAAACAATTAATAAATCTAATCCTTTAGTTTCAGCAAAAGCAATTGCTTCATTGCGTGATAATGGCCCCATTCTGCTACCATCATCAAGAATAATTAAAACTTCCCGTGCTCTAATATCATAATTTACCTGGTCAATGTTTTTATTGTTTTTAGTTATTTGGCTCATTTACTACCTCCATTTTGTAATTAAATAAAAAATGCGCTAAAGTAGCACATTTTAAAGTTATTAAAATAAATGATCTTATTAAGTAAGATTAATTTTAAACTTTAGTAGACCTAGTTACCACAATAAAGGGCTTAGGTGAGCACTGCTACTTGTCATCTTTTACATTATTAATTATAAGCAATTATATTAATTAGTCAATCAAAATTTATCTTTTTCTGTAAAAACCACACACTTGTAGATTATCATAATAAGTGCAAGTTCTAAGAAATAAAAAATTCATATGTTATACTTTTTACGTCAAAATAGAAAGTAGTAACAAATATGAATTATAAACATTTTACCACAAATGAACGAACATTATTAGAAAGTTATAAAATCCAAGGATTAACTAACCGGGAATGTGCAAAACGATTAAATAAACATGAACCAACAATTTCACGAGAATTGCAACGTTGTAAAACTAATAAATATAGTGCCAAAAATGTAATCTTAAATTATAAATATCAACGCACTAAATGTGGTAATAAGAAGAGACTAAATTTTAATCAAAGAAAATATATTAACTATGGTTTAAAACATTTATGATCACCAGAACAAATTGTTGGTTGTTTTAAACAACTAACTAATTTTGAAAAAGAAAGTTTTGGCTTTAAATATTCAGATACATCATTAGGAAAAAGTATTTCAACAATTTATCATTATATCAAAATTAAAGCATTTTCATTACCACAAACAACCCTACACCAATATAAAAACTACACAAAATCTAAGATTACCAATAATAGAAAACATCTTTCATAAATTAAAAGAAATCGCTATGATTTTGGTCATTTTGAAGCTGATTTAATAGTTGGAAAAAATAATAAAAGTTTTAAATTAACAATTACTGAACGATTAGCAAATTTAAATTATATTTGTCATCTTGATACAAAAACAGCAAGTAAGGTAAATAATATTTTAATTAATTTTTTTAAAAATCCAGCAATTTTAAAATATGTTAAATCTTTAACTTTAGATAATGGAACAGAATTCTCAATGTGAAAAGAACTTGAACATGCTATTGGAATTCCAGTTTATTTTACAAACCCAAGTTCTCCTTGAAAAAAAGGCACTATTGAACATGAAAACAAACTATTTAGACAAAGATATCCAAAACACAAAAACCTAAATAACTACAATGAAAAGTATGATAAAGAAAGCATTATTCTCCTAAATAATAGACCAAGAAAAAAACTAAACTTTAAAACACCAGTTGAAGTATTTCAAATGTTTAGTCCATATTTTGATTTATTAAAAACTTGCACTTAAGTTGACAATCTACACACATTTAAGACCACTAAATTCTTTAGAATAAATTTAGGGGGATTAAAAATGATAACAAGTATTATTACAGAAAATCAATTATATAAATTACATCGAAGATTTAAAAAATGATATGGCCGTGTTGAAACAGCAAAGGAAACAAATTATATTTACTATAAATTGTCAAATTATTTCAATTTATGCTATAAATACTATCTTAAAAGTCATTTTTTAAATCAATTAATTAAATTATTTTCTAAAGGAAAACAAACCTTTTATAAATAATCTAAAAAAAATTAAGGAATTTTTAAAAGACTAACTAGTCTTAAATGTGTATGGTACCTTACAATATTTTTATTACTATTTTTGTTCCTTACTTTTCTCAATTAGAATAAAGTAACTATAAACTTAATTAAAAAATAAAAAGTATTAGAATAATCTAATACTTTTTAAAGTCTTATTTAACTTTTTTTCTGCTTTTGGAAATTGAGATGCATCAACAACAAGTTGAACTTTAATTGATGCTTCTTTTCAAGTTGTTGCTTCCGCTTCAGCTTTAATAATACCCTCTTCTATTCCTTTTGCACTACTTTTGAATGTAATGTTAAATACTGTTCCATTTTCATATACTTTATCATTATTTTCAATTCCAGATGTAAATAAACTATACGCTTTATTTTCACCAACAAATGAATTTCCTTTAAATAAGTCGGTAGTAAATGCTATATTAATTGCATTGTCAACAAAATCAAGAATTGATCCTTGTCCACCTTCTGCACCTAAACCATTATATGCTAATTTTTTTGCTGTTAATTCTTCAGCTTTATCAACAACAATAGCAATTGTATCTTCTGATGAATTTAATCATTTAAATATAACATTTGATCCTTTTGCAATTATTGATGCTGATAATTCTTGAGCATAATAAGCCATGTTTTTAACTGAGAAAACATCTTGGGCTGTTTTTAATTCTACTGCTTTTGAATCGATTGCTTTTAAATCAACAGTTGCTGCTTTGTTACTGTTACATGCTACTACTGCAGATGAACCTGTTGCAGTTAAACTTACTGCTCCTAAAATTGCTAAAATTTTTTTCATATTTAATAATCCTCTTTCTGGTCAGTTTTATACTTGGTAAAATAAAATAGTTTTATAAACTTTTCAATCATAGGTAAGGTAGGTATTAATTTTTATATTAAAAGCCCACAAATATTTAAAAAAATATTGTTCAATAACTATCTAAATTAATTACAATATGTTACCTTTGAGGTAATAACATTATACTATACAATTTATTTTTTGTACCTCTTTCTTGCCCGAATTTATTAGTTAAAAAAAATTTTGAATATTTATGAATATTTCAAAAAGTATTTTGCTATTAACAATTAAATAGTGCTGTAAAATTAATTAATTATTATAAAATATTAAAATAAAAAAGGGAAATCACTTTCCTTTTTTATTTGTAAAAGATGGAATAAATTACGTGGTTGTTGAGACATATTTTTAAATGTTTATTTTAGCATTATAAGTATTTAGAAGATGAATAATCTTATTTACTTATAATTATTAATCCATCTTTCTTAAAAATTAAAATACAAAAAGCACTAATTTTATCAATTAGCTAATAATTTTTAATGTTCTTAAAACTCTAGTTTATTTAATTTTTAATATTTAAAATATTTCTAACCATTTTAGCTGTGCCTTTATTTTTTGATTTTAATATCGGCACACCACCCTGCCTAGTTTCATAATTGTCTATAAATAGTCATTTTTATCTTAACAGATAATGAAAAAATCCTATTTAATAAATAGGATTAAAATTTAGACAATTAGTCATTCAATATTTAAATTAAAAACTTTATATTTTCAGTAAAATTAATGCTATATGATAAAACACTAAATAAATATTTTTAAATAATTTAAATTGTATTTAATTCAAAAATTATTCCACCTCATGTTCCAACAAATAATCTTCCTTTTGTTGTAACAACAGATGTATAAACAGCACTTCAAAGATTAGGTTTCGGAACTTCTGCAATTGCATTACCATACATATCAATTTGAAAAACTTTAGGATTTCCATTAGTGACATTTACAAATCCTAAGATTATTCCATTTTTTAATTTCGTAATATGGAGTAAACTTCTTAGTCCATTGACGACCTTTTTAATAAATGTTCCATCTATATGTAGTTGATAAATTCCTGCACCTGACTGAACTAAAACCATGTCCCCAATCTTCGATTCAACTAACGAAGC
The Spiroplasma chrysopicola DF-1 genome window above contains:
- the rplT gene encoding 50S ribosomal protein L20, giving the protein MARVKGGPATRKRRKRIIKQASGYFGTKSTHYKKAKEQLMKSLSYAYRDRKQRKRDFRSLWIQRINAAVREHDMSYSRFMNGLNKAHIEVNRKMLSEIAINNPSEFKLLIEESKKALKN
- the rpmI gene encoding 50S ribosomal protein L35; translated protein: MPKMKTKKSLAKRVKVTGTGKWKIASAYTSHLAQNKSTKQKRHLRKASLMDKTDQSRLKNLLQK
- the infC gene encoding translation initiation factor IF-3; the encoded protein is MSQITKNNKNIDQVNYDIRAREVLIILDDGSRMGPLSRNEAIAFAETKGLDLLIVSANSNPPVAKLVDYGKYKYEQKKKEKENKKNQHVTENKEIRLRTGIGDHDLGFKAKKVRQFLEEGCRVKISLKFRGREVARPEFGHETLKKFYALIEDLAKIDKEPHLNGLFLDMYVVPKK
- a CDS encoding helix-turn-helix domain-containing protein, with product MNYKHFTTNERTLLESYKIQGLTNRECAKRLNKHEPTISRELQRCKTNKYSAKNVILNYKYQRTKCGNKKRLNFNQRKYINYGLKHLWSPEQIVGCFKQLTNFEKESFGFKYSDTSLGKSISTIYHYIKIKAFSLPQTTLHQYKNYTKSKITNNRKHLS
- a CDS encoding IS30 family transposase, translated to MKRNRYDFGHFEADLIVGKNNKSFKLTITERLANLNYICHLDTKTASKVNNILINFFKNPAILKYVKSLTLDNGTEFSMWKELEHAIGIPVYFTNPSSPWKKGTIEHENKLFRQRYPKHKNLNNYNEKYDKESIILLNNRPRKKLNFKTPVEVFQMFSPYFDLLKTCT
- a CDS encoding lipoprotein, producing the protein MKKILAILGAVSLTATGSSAVVACNSNKAATVDLKAIDSKAVELKTAQDVFSVKNMAYYAQELSASIIAKGSNVIFKWLNSSEDTIAIVVDKAEELTAKKLAYNGLGAEGGQGSILDFVDNAINIAFTTDLFKGNSFVGENKAYSLFTSGIENNDKVYENGTVFNITFKSSAKGIEEGIIKAEAEATTWKEASIKVQLVVDASQFPKAEKKLNKTLKSIRLF